One region of Sporomusaceae bacterium genomic DNA includes:
- a CDS encoding chemotaxis protein CheW — translation MASEQLVVFQLGSEEYAVSISQVKEIIRYGGATKLPNTPAHMEGIINLRGKVIPVVDLAKRFGLARARQGDVQALIVEAAGREVGMVVDGVSEVLRLEDTAIEPGHTVSHAGEFLRGIGKVGERLLIILDLDKLFSAEEHGEMRAAG, via the coding sequence ATGGCTTCGGAACAATTGGTCGTATTCCAGCTCGGGAGCGAGGAGTACGCGGTGTCGATATCCCAGGTGAAGGAGATTATCCGCTACGGCGGGGCGACGAAGCTGCCGAACACGCCTGCGCATATGGAGGGGATTATCAATCTCCGCGGCAAGGTGATCCCGGTGGTCGACCTGGCGAAGCGGTTCGGCCTTGCAAGGGCCAGGCAGGGCGACGTGCAGGCGCTGATCGTGGAGGCGGCCGGCCGCGAGGTCGGGATGGTGGTGGATGGGGTCAGCGAGGTTCTGCGGCTGGAGGATACCGCAATCGAGCCGGGCCACACGGTCAGCCACGCCGGAGAGTTCCTGCGGGGCATCGGCAAGGTGGGCGAACGCCTGCTGATAATCCTCGACCTCGACAAGCTGTTCAGCGCAGAAGAGCATGGAGAAATGCGGGCGGCCGGTTAG
- a CDS encoding ABC-F family ATP-binding cassette domain-containing protein produces the protein MSVLTVENVTHGFGARQILDSASFRLLKGEHVGLVGANGEGKTTFLEIITGQLQPDAGRVEWSNRVSVGYLDQQAALTRGMAIRDVLRGAFEGMFKLEAEMLAIYDKMGEAAEDELTAMMEDVGDIQDMLEHGGFYVIDAKIEEVANGLGLGEIGLDRDVADLSGGQRTKVLLTKLLLQNPTILILDEPTNYLDAEHIEWLKRYLTNYENSFILVSHDVSFLNAVVNVIYHVENATLTRYSGSYDQFMQMHALKKQQEVRAYERQQQEVERLEDFIARNKARVATRGMANSRQKRLDKLELIEKPREKPKPVFQFREARTPGRFVITARELVLGYDEPLTRPVDIALERGQKVAIRGTNGLGKSTLLKTLLGLIPPYSGKVETGDYVQPGYFEQESGRDNGNTAIEEVWQEYPGMTNYEVRAALARCGLTNEHITSLMMVLSGGENAKVRLCKLMLKEVNWLVLDEPTNHLDVDAKAELKKAIREFKGTVLLVSHEPEFYEDLVTAVWNVEDWTTKVV, from the coding sequence ATGAGTGTATTGACGGTTGAAAATGTGACGCACGGGTTCGGCGCCCGGCAGATTCTCGATAGCGCGTCTTTCCGCCTGCTGAAGGGTGAGCACGTCGGCCTGGTGGGCGCGAACGGCGAGGGCAAGACGACGTTTCTGGAGATTATCACCGGCCAGTTGCAGCCTGACGCCGGGCGGGTGGAGTGGTCGAACCGCGTGTCGGTGGGCTATCTCGACCAGCAGGCGGCGCTGACGAGGGGGATGGCGATCCGCGATGTGCTGCGGGGGGCCTTCGAGGGGATGTTTAAGCTCGAGGCGGAGATGCTGGCCATCTACGATAAGATGGGCGAGGCGGCCGAGGACGAGCTGACGGCGATGATGGAGGATGTCGGCGATATCCAGGATATGCTGGAGCACGGCGGCTTTTACGTTATCGACGCGAAGATCGAGGAGGTGGCCAACGGGCTGGGTCTGGGGGAGATCGGCCTTGACCGCGACGTGGCCGATCTGAGCGGCGGCCAGCGCACGAAGGTGCTGCTGACCAAGCTGCTGCTGCAGAATCCGACGATCCTGATTCTCGACGAGCCGACGAATTATCTCGATGCCGAGCATATCGAGTGGCTGAAGCGGTATCTGACGAATTACGAGAACAGCTTTATTCTTGTGTCGCACGATGTGTCTTTTCTGAACGCGGTGGTTAATGTGATCTATCATGTGGAAAACGCCACTCTGACCCGCTATTCCGGCAGCTACGATCAATTTATGCAGATGCACGCGCTGAAGAAGCAGCAGGAGGTGCGGGCTTACGAGCGCCAGCAGCAGGAGGTGGAGCGGCTGGAGGATTTTATCGCCCGCAATAAGGCGCGGGTGGCGACCCGCGGGATGGCGAACAGCCGCCAGAAGCGCCTCGATAAGCTTGAGCTGATCGAGAAGCCGCGCGAGAAGCCGAAGCCGGTGTTCCAGTTCCGCGAGGCGCGGACGCCGGGACGGTTCGTGATTACGGCCCGCGAGCTGGTGCTCGGCTACGACGAGCCGCTGACGCGGCCGGTGGATATTGCTCTGGAGCGCGGCCAGAAGGTGGCGATCCGCGGCACGAACGGGCTGGGGAAATCGACGCTGCTAAAGACGCTGCTGGGCCTCATCCCGCCATACTCCGGCAAGGTGGAGACGGGCGATTACGTGCAGCCGGGGTATTTTGAGCAGGAGTCGGGCCGCGATAACGGTAATACGGCGATCGAGGAAGTGTGGCAGGAATATCCGGGGATGACGAATTACGAGGTGCGGGCGGCTTTAGCCCGCTGCGGGCTGACGAACGAGCACATCACCAGCCTGATGATGGTGCTGAGCGGCGGCGAGAACGCGAAGGTGCGGCTGTGCAAGCTGATGCTGAAGGAGGTCAATTGGCTGGTGCTGGACGAGCCGACCAATCATCTGGATGTCGACGCCAAGGCGGAGCTGAAGAAGGCTATCAGGGAGTTTAAGGGAACGGTGCTGCTGGTTTCGCATGAGCCGGAGTTTTACGAGGATCTGGTGACGGCGGTGTGGAACGTGGAGGACTGGACGACGAAGGTGGTATAA